From the Solanum pennellii chromosome 4, SPENNV200 genome, one window contains:
- the LOC107018291 gene encoding diphthine--ammonia ligase isoform X1, with the protein MKVVALVSGGKDSCYAMMKCIQYGHEIVALANLIPADDAIDELDSYMYQTVGHPIVVSYAKCMGLPLFRRRIRGSTRHHDLSYSMTPGDEVEDMFILLKEVKRQIPSVTAVSSGAIASDYQRLRVESVCSRLGLVSLAYLWKQDQSFLLQEMVRNGIIAIAVKVAAIGLNPSKHLGKEIAYLEPHLHKLKELYGINVCGEGGEYETLTLDCPLFKNARIVLDEFQIVLHSPDSIAPVGILHPLAFHLENKVESISSNGIDEASNLDTVFEVEGDVQQEGKAASEFVAVRSERSGVTKQELKVSKTMKDNVFSISCWLQDSSKNSSDLQEDLEVVLMRIEALLVESGSSWENVLYIHLYIADMDEFAVANETYVRFITQEKCRYGVPSRSTIELPLLLVGLGRAYIEVLVANDPTKKVLHVQSISCWAPSCIGPYSQATLHNEILHMAGQLGLDPATMLLCEGGPVAELEQALENSEAVARSFNCSISTSAMVFVIYCSESIEKSERIIVQKKTETLLKQMKSNHADGTKKSKVLDPIFLYVLVPDLPKRALVEVKPMFYTGEYLSGPSDLAKQSESTEQDYCGHDISLQKCVVYGKICTVILSVTEELAGKICSLASVSCPANVMSKGLVEKEQVILIARFCISRFDKVLSENNFSWDDIMNFRLYFASNLNISHGTLSAIFSDVFNELVQMSRVDPEPILNIVPVLGAGRSLSTLDDIFTCELIASKC; encoded by the exons CTATGCGATGATGAAATGCATTCAATATGGTCACGAG ATTGTTGCGTTGGCTAATTTGATTCCTGCTGATGATGCAATCGATGAGCTTGATAGCTACATGTATCAAAca GTTGGGCACCCGATAGTTGTTAGTTATGCTAAATGCATGGGACTCCCATTATTCCGGAGGCGAATTCGAGGATCCACAAG GCATCATGACCTAAGCTACAGTATGACTCCGGGTGATGAAGTTGAAGATATGTTTATATTGttgaaagaagtaaaaagacAGATACCCTCTGTTACAGCAGTATCTTCTGGTGCAATTGCATCTGACTACCAGAGATTACGAGTGGAAAGTGTATGTTCAAGGTTAGGGCTCGTTTCATTGGCGTACCTATGGAAGCAAGATCAATCTTTTCTTCTGCAGGAAATG GTAAGAAATGGAATTATTGCAATAGCAGTGAAG GTTGCTGCTATTGGACTGAACCCCTCAAAACACTTGGGAAAAGAGATAGCATACCTGGAGCCCCATCTCCACAAGCTAAAAGA GTTATATGGAATAAATGTCTGTGGTgaaggtggagaatatgaaacATTAACGCTTGATTGCCCTCTATTTAAG AATGCTCGAATTGTGCTGGATGAATTTCAAATCGTCTTGCATTCTCCAGATTCCATAGCCCCTGTTGGCATCCTCCACCCCCTGGCATTCCATCTGGAAAATAAGGTAGAGTCAATATCTTCAAATGGCATTGATGAAGCCAGCAATTTGGATACAGTATTTGAAGTGGAAGGAGATGTCCAACAAGAAGGTAAAGCTGCTAGTGAATTTGTTGCTGTAAGGTCTGAGCGGTCAGGTGTTACTAAACAGGAGCTCAAAGTTTCTAAAACAATGAAGGATAATGTCTTTTCTATTTCTTGCTGGCTCCAAGACTCCAGTAAAAATTCATCAG ATCTGCAGGAGGATCTGGAGGTTGTTCTAATGAGAATTGAAGCTCTGCTCGTGGAAAGTGGTTCCTCTTGGGAAAATGTACTGTATATCCATCTTTATATTGCTGATATGGATGAGTTTGCCGTGGCAAATGAGACCTATGTCAGATTTATTACTCAAGAGAAGTGTCGTTATGGTGTACCATCACGGTCCACCATTGAGCTCCCTCTATTGCTAGTTGGTCTAGGGAGGGCATACATTGAAGTTTTAGTGGCAAATGATCCTACTAAAAAGGTCTTACATGTACAAAGTATTTCTTGCTGGGCTCCTAGCTGTATTGGTCCATACAGTCAG GCAACTTTGCACAATGAGATACTACACATGGCAGGACAGCTGGGGCTGGACCCAGCAACTATGTTGCTCTGTGAAGGAGGTCCTGTTGCGGAACTTGAACAGGCATTGGAAAACAGTGAAGCAGTTGCTAGAAGCTTTAATTGTTCAATATCTACGTCAGCCATGGTTTTTGTGATATATTGTTCAGAATCTATAGAAAAATCAGAAAGAATTATTGTCCAAAAGAAAACAGAAACACTTCTTAAGCAAATGAAGTCGAACCATGCTGATGGCACAAAGAAGTCCAAAGTACTAGATCCAATTTTCCTATATGTTCTTGTTCCTGATCTGCCGAAAAG AGCTCTGGTTGAGGTAAAGCCTATGTTTTACACGGGAGAGTATTTGTCGGGTCCAAGTGACTTAGCCAAGCAATCAGAATCCACAGAGCAAGATTATTGCGGGCATGACATTAGCCTTCAGAAATGTGTTGTTTACGGTAAAATATGCACAGTAATTCTTTCAGTTACTGAAGAGCTTGCAGGAAAAATTTGCTCCCTCGCTAGCGTTTCATGTCCTGCCAATGTTATGTCCAAAGGTCTTGTCGAAAAGGAACAAGTCATATTGATTGCAAGATTTTGCATTTCTCGTTTCGATAAAGTCCTTTCGGAGAATAATTTCTCTTGGGACGACATAATG AATTTCCGGCTCTACTTTGCGAGCAACCTTAATATCTCTCATGGAACATTGTCTGCAATCTTCTCTGATGTGTTCAATGAACTTGTTCAGATGAGTCGGGTAGACCCTGAGCCTATTTTAAATATAGTTCCTGTGTTGGGTGCCGGGAGGTCTTTATCGACCTTGGATGATATATTCACATGTGAACTCATTGCTAGCAAATGTTAG
- the LOC107018291 gene encoding diphthine--ammonia ligase isoform X2, which produces MKVVALVSGGKDSCYAMMKCIQYGHEIVALANLIPADDAIDELDSYMYQTVGHPIVVSYAKCMGLPLFRRRIRGSTRHHDLSYSMTPGDEVEDMFILLKEVKRQIPSVTAVSSGAIASDYQRLRVESVCSRLGLVSLAYLWKQDQSFLLQEMVAAIGLNPSKHLGKEIAYLEPHLHKLKELYGINVCGEGGEYETLTLDCPLFKNARIVLDEFQIVLHSPDSIAPVGILHPLAFHLENKVESISSNGIDEASNLDTVFEVEGDVQQEGKAASEFVAVRSERSGVTKQELKVSKTMKDNVFSISCWLQDSSKNSSDLQEDLEVVLMRIEALLVESGSSWENVLYIHLYIADMDEFAVANETYVRFITQEKCRYGVPSRSTIELPLLLVGLGRAYIEVLVANDPTKKVLHVQSISCWAPSCIGPYSQATLHNEILHMAGQLGLDPATMLLCEGGPVAELEQALENSEAVARSFNCSISTSAMVFVIYCSESIEKSERIIVQKKTETLLKQMKSNHADGTKKSKVLDPIFLYVLVPDLPKRALVEVKPMFYTGEYLSGPSDLAKQSESTEQDYCGHDISLQKCVVYGKICTVILSVTEELAGKICSLASVSCPANVMSKGLVEKEQVILIARFCISRFDKVLSENNFSWDDIMNFRLYFASNLNISHGTLSAIFSDVFNELVQMSRVDPEPILNIVPVLGAGRSLSTLDDIFTCELIASKC; this is translated from the exons CTATGCGATGATGAAATGCATTCAATATGGTCACGAG ATTGTTGCGTTGGCTAATTTGATTCCTGCTGATGATGCAATCGATGAGCTTGATAGCTACATGTATCAAAca GTTGGGCACCCGATAGTTGTTAGTTATGCTAAATGCATGGGACTCCCATTATTCCGGAGGCGAATTCGAGGATCCACAAG GCATCATGACCTAAGCTACAGTATGACTCCGGGTGATGAAGTTGAAGATATGTTTATATTGttgaaagaagtaaaaagacAGATACCCTCTGTTACAGCAGTATCTTCTGGTGCAATTGCATCTGACTACCAGAGATTACGAGTGGAAAGTGTATGTTCAAGGTTAGGGCTCGTTTCATTGGCGTACCTATGGAAGCAAGATCAATCTTTTCTTCTGCAGGAAATG GTTGCTGCTATTGGACTGAACCCCTCAAAACACTTGGGAAAAGAGATAGCATACCTGGAGCCCCATCTCCACAAGCTAAAAGA GTTATATGGAATAAATGTCTGTGGTgaaggtggagaatatgaaacATTAACGCTTGATTGCCCTCTATTTAAG AATGCTCGAATTGTGCTGGATGAATTTCAAATCGTCTTGCATTCTCCAGATTCCATAGCCCCTGTTGGCATCCTCCACCCCCTGGCATTCCATCTGGAAAATAAGGTAGAGTCAATATCTTCAAATGGCATTGATGAAGCCAGCAATTTGGATACAGTATTTGAAGTGGAAGGAGATGTCCAACAAGAAGGTAAAGCTGCTAGTGAATTTGTTGCTGTAAGGTCTGAGCGGTCAGGTGTTACTAAACAGGAGCTCAAAGTTTCTAAAACAATGAAGGATAATGTCTTTTCTATTTCTTGCTGGCTCCAAGACTCCAGTAAAAATTCATCAG ATCTGCAGGAGGATCTGGAGGTTGTTCTAATGAGAATTGAAGCTCTGCTCGTGGAAAGTGGTTCCTCTTGGGAAAATGTACTGTATATCCATCTTTATATTGCTGATATGGATGAGTTTGCCGTGGCAAATGAGACCTATGTCAGATTTATTACTCAAGAGAAGTGTCGTTATGGTGTACCATCACGGTCCACCATTGAGCTCCCTCTATTGCTAGTTGGTCTAGGGAGGGCATACATTGAAGTTTTAGTGGCAAATGATCCTACTAAAAAGGTCTTACATGTACAAAGTATTTCTTGCTGGGCTCCTAGCTGTATTGGTCCATACAGTCAG GCAACTTTGCACAATGAGATACTACACATGGCAGGACAGCTGGGGCTGGACCCAGCAACTATGTTGCTCTGTGAAGGAGGTCCTGTTGCGGAACTTGAACAGGCATTGGAAAACAGTGAAGCAGTTGCTAGAAGCTTTAATTGTTCAATATCTACGTCAGCCATGGTTTTTGTGATATATTGTTCAGAATCTATAGAAAAATCAGAAAGAATTATTGTCCAAAAGAAAACAGAAACACTTCTTAAGCAAATGAAGTCGAACCATGCTGATGGCACAAAGAAGTCCAAAGTACTAGATCCAATTTTCCTATATGTTCTTGTTCCTGATCTGCCGAAAAG AGCTCTGGTTGAGGTAAAGCCTATGTTTTACACGGGAGAGTATTTGTCGGGTCCAAGTGACTTAGCCAAGCAATCAGAATCCACAGAGCAAGATTATTGCGGGCATGACATTAGCCTTCAGAAATGTGTTGTTTACGGTAAAATATGCACAGTAATTCTTTCAGTTACTGAAGAGCTTGCAGGAAAAATTTGCTCCCTCGCTAGCGTTTCATGTCCTGCCAATGTTATGTCCAAAGGTCTTGTCGAAAAGGAACAAGTCATATTGATTGCAAGATTTTGCATTTCTCGTTTCGATAAAGTCCTTTCGGAGAATAATTTCTCTTGGGACGACATAATG AATTTCCGGCTCTACTTTGCGAGCAACCTTAATATCTCTCATGGAACATTGTCTGCAATCTTCTCTGATGTGTTCAATGAACTTGTTCAGATGAGTCGGGTAGACCCTGAGCCTATTTTAAATATAGTTCCTGTGTTGGGTGCCGGGAGGTCTTTATCGACCTTGGATGATATATTCACATGTGAACTCATTGCTAGCAAATGTTAG